The following are from one region of the Gadus chalcogrammus isolate NIFS_2021 chromosome 19, NIFS_Gcha_1.0, whole genome shotgun sequence genome:
- the LOC130372639 gene encoding high affinity copper uptake protein 1-like isoform X2 encodes MDHAHHSGMNHSSMAMDHSGMDHSGMDHSAMDHSAMDHSKMDHSTGKMGHHMMAMTFNFEYTNVELLFSGLVINSAGAMAGACVVVFLLALLYEGLKIGREALLRRSQVNVRYNSMPVPGGEGTVLVETHKTVGQRMLSVPHLVQTLLHVLQVSVSYLLMLIFMTYNGFLCIAVALGAGAGYFLFSWRKAVVVDITEHCH; translated from the exons ATGGACCACGCACACCACAGCGGAATGAACCACAGCAGCATGGCGATGGATCACAGTGGGATGGACCACAGTGGGATGGACCACAGCGCCATGGACCACAGCGCCATGGACCACAGCAAGATGGACCACAGCACCGGGAAGATGGGTCACCATATGATG GCGATGACCTTCAACTTCGAATACACCAACGTGGAGCTCCTCTTCTCCGGATTGGTCATCAACTCAGCAGGAG CGATGGCGGGGGCCTGCGTGGTTGTGTTCTTATTGGCTCTGCTGTACGAGGGGCTGAAGATCGGTCGCGAGGCGTTGCTCCGGCGCAGTCAGGTCAACGTCCGCTACAACTCCATGCCGGtccctggaggggaggggacggtGCTGGTGGAGACCCACAAGACTGTCGG CCAGCGGATGCTGAGTGTGCCTCACCTGGTCCAGACGCTGCTGCACGTGCTCCAGGTCAGCGTGTCCTACCTGCTCATGCTGATCTTCATGACCTACAACGGCTTCCTGTGCATCGCCGTGGCCCTCGGCGCGGGAGCCGGATACTTCCTGTTCAGCTGGCGCAAAGCGGTGGTCGTCGACATCACGGAGCACTGTCACTAA
- the LOC130372639 gene encoding high affinity copper uptake protein 1-like isoform X1, which translates to MPLPHAMDHAHHSGMNHSSMAMDHSGMDHSGMDHSAMDHSAMDHSKMDHSTGKMGHHMMAMTFNFEYTNVELLFSGLVINSAGAMAGACVVVFLLALLYEGLKIGREALLRRSQVNVRYNSMPVPGGEGTVLVETHKTVGQRMLSVPHLVQTLLHVLQVSVSYLLMLIFMTYNGFLCIAVALGAGAGYFLFSWRKAVVVDITEHCH; encoded by the exons atg cCCCTCCCCCATGCAATGGACCACGCACACCACAGCGGAATGAACCACAGCAGCATGGCGATGGATCACAGTGGGATGGACCACAGTGGGATGGACCACAGCGCCATGGACCACAGCGCCATGGACCACAGCAAGATGGACCACAGCACCGGGAAGATGGGTCACCATATGATG GCGATGACCTTCAACTTCGAATACACCAACGTGGAGCTCCTCTTCTCCGGATTGGTCATCAACTCAGCAGGAG CGATGGCGGGGGCCTGCGTGGTTGTGTTCTTATTGGCTCTGCTGTACGAGGGGCTGAAGATCGGTCGCGAGGCGTTGCTCCGGCGCAGTCAGGTCAACGTCCGCTACAACTCCATGCCGGtccctggaggggaggggacggtGCTGGTGGAGACCCACAAGACTGTCGG CCAGCGGATGCTGAGTGTGCCTCACCTGGTCCAGACGCTGCTGCACGTGCTCCAGGTCAGCGTGTCCTACCTGCTCATGCTGATCTTCATGACCTACAACGGCTTCCTGTGCATCGCCGTGGCCCTCGGCGCGGGAGCCGGATACTTCCTGTTCAGCTGGCGCAAAGCGGTGGTCGTCGACATCACGGAGCACTGTCACTAA
- the LOC130372606 gene encoding LOW QUALITY PROTEIN: anaphase-promoting complex subunit CDC26-like (The sequence of the model RefSeq protein was modified relative to this genomic sequence to represent the inferred CDS: inserted 1 base in 1 codon), which produces MLRRKPTRLELKMDDTEEFESIKKELENRKRQREEVSCXLGGGASDGEPHPLRADVINERIGFKPTPKMAAPPTFFGNL; this is translated from the exons ATGTTGCGTCGCAAGCCCACCCGCTTGGAGCTCAAGATGGATGACACAGAGGAGTTTGAGAGCATCAAGAAAGAGCTGGAG AACAGGAAGCGTCAGCGTGAGGAGGTGTCCT CCCTCGGGGGCGGGGCGTCAGACGGGGAGCCCCACCCCTTGCGGGCCGACGTCATCAATGAGCGAATAGGCTTCAAGCCGACGCCCAAGATGGCCGCACCGCCCACCTTCTTTGGGAACTTGTAG